catcaccaccccTGGTAGCCTCTTAGGGGATAGCTCCAGGCTCCCATCCCgtatcatcatcttcatctttgttaGCGTAGTGCAGTTGACGGGGGTGACACCCTTTCCTAGACAATCGTTATTTAAGGGAACATTGAATCAACAGAGTATGTGGGTGATCAACTTAGCATAGGGCAAGTTACTGTCGAGGGGATACTCGCCACGATGTCCCATAGTCCGGATGATCACATTAGGGAGGCACAACGATATCCCCCTGTATAGACAGTAAGCGCAGTAGCTCTGCATATTGGATACCTACCAAGAGATGAGAAGTTCGATGTgtaaataaatacataaggaTAATGACACATACATATTTAAACTTTGAAATAAGACTAAAATAGGTGAACAAGTACTATCAAGGAAAAAACCTGTACCTGATCCTTATGACCGCCCGAAGGGAGGAAGACAAGTTACGCCAGGCACACAAGGAGGCGAAGGGAAGGGTAATAATCCTTCATGAGGAGCCGACCTGTGATTTCCTCTGGACGCAAGGCCTTAACCATGTCGGTGTACTCATCCTTAGTAAGGAAGGAGGTATAGTCACTCCTTGGAGGTCCATTTTTCTGGGAGTCGGCCATGGACACACCCAACAATTCACCCAATTCGGCGGTGGTGATAAGGATATCCACCCCGGTGATGTGGGTGGTGAGTCGGTGCCCCACGGCGCCAATATCCTCCAACTCCAGGTTAGCGTAAAAGTACCAAACAAGCAAAGGGTAGTAGTCATTGTCCGGCTCGAGAATGTTGGACCACCCTAATTGGGCAAACCTCTCCGCCACGTGGAAGGAATGAAAGTCTCCGATCACGACCCGCCTCTCTGGGAGAAAGGAGGCGTGTTGTAGGTGGCCCCACAACTCCGCATAGGCTGGATCGCAGAACAAGTGTTCATCGAATGCCATGGAATACCTacacaagaaaggaaaatacaGCCAAGACTACCTCGGTTAGGGAAAATAATGAGGTAATAACCACGACATCTATTCCGGAACAAAAATCATATAATATAAATCCACAAAAGCATACAAATAAACACAAGTGATGGTGCAGGCTCGAAGTGTCGAATCACAACAACCAAGGTGTCAATAATTTTACCCTAACTCACGCCAGGGGATTCGATTTTGGGGTAAATCCATCAAAAAGCCCCAAAATAGGGCTACAGAGACATGTCGCAATGAGGAAATGACAAACATCAAGGCCATCTAAACCAAACATAAAAGCATTTGAAGGGGGAGGATATAAGGGCATAAGCAAGTAAGTAAATGAGAGAAGAAACCccatagaaaaccctaaaacctagaCATGGGtaggtggaagaagaagagagcaggAGGAAAGGGTTTGGAATTGAGAAAAAGTCACCTCGCATAGCGTGGGGGCGATGCAACCACGGCTTTGGAACCTTAGAGGTGGGGATTGAAGGTGGAATAGGTCCCTCTTGGTCGCCCTTACCTGGGTCTGGTCGAAGAGAGGATGAAAAAATGGGAAAGGAAGAGTCGTGATTCTGTTTTAAAAAGCTATTTCCATCGTGGCGGACAATCCATCGTCCGCCATAACTATTCACACAGTCTGCCAATCATCGTCTGCCTGAGGAAATTAGGCCATCTACTATCTGCAAGAGCCACCAGATCTGGCGGACGATGCATGATCCATTACCCATCGTCCGCCTGGAAAAATTTGGGCCAGCTACTGCCTGCAAGAGCCGCCAGAGCTGGTGGACGATGCATGATCCGCCAGAACACATCGTCTGCCAGGTGCAATCTGGGCAGATTTTGTCGTATTTGGTCGCCCCATTGGGCGCACGCACTCGATATATGCAATAGACACCTTAAGCATAATTTCATGAATATAGTAGTAcaaaatttttgggtttatgattACTTGATATATCGAAATGCGTGACTAACATttgtggttttgtttttttttctttttttctcctttcttttagGAGCATAGTTATGGCGCGTGGGCGACGTGGACGTGGTCCTAGGGCACCTACACCTGGTCGAGGCTATGATCGGGACATGGCTGGTACTTCCAGCGACCCATCCCCGGGGGCCCCTAGGTACACTACGGCTCATGACATGAGCTAAATGGTTGGGGATATGATGAGGGAGTTCCAGGATCAACAAGCGGACCACTTAGAAGAAATGAACCGCACCTTCCAACTACAACAAAGGGAGTTTGTGGACTACTTGACGGGCCGGTATGAGGCCGACGAGAGGGCTCGGGTAGCAGCCTATGTTCCATCCCCTCCGCCCCCTACACCAGAAGTGGCGGCTCAACCGGCTCTAGTGCAAGCTGACCTCATCAAGGTCACGGAGAGATTCCAAAAGATGAGGCCTATGGAGTTTAATGTCCTTAACAAGGAACCACTACACCTGGCTGTGTGGATTTGGGAAATGGAGAAGACCTTCACCATGGTTGGATGCACGGAGGTGTGTAAGATCTGATGTGCCGCCTATATGTTGAAAGGCGAGGCGGACGACTGGTGGAGGTCTACGGAGCCTAACTTACTAGTGACTCACCCTAACCTCACGTGGGAACAGTTAAGGAAGCATTCTTTGAGAATTACTTTCCAGAGAGCTTTCAAGAGAGAAAGGCAACGGAGTTTACCAAAGTTTCACAAGGGGCCAAGTCAGTTCTCGAATACCAACAGAAATTCGAGGAACTATTTCACTTTACACCCCCTCACCTAAAGACAGATATTGAGAAGGGAAAGAGGTTCAAGAAGGGCCTGAGGCCGGGGATTAGCTCGATTCTGTCATCCCATGGGCCCCAAAACTATGCCAAGATGGTTCAAGTAGCCAAGACTATTGAAGACAGGCAAAGGGGTTCATACTATGCTCAGTCCGAACAGGCCAAGAGGGTGGCCACAACATCATTCAGCCATGACCAAGAAAGTTCCCTCGGGCACAGTATACGAGTTATAACCCCATCCCCTTCAGGTGTACAGAAGCAATACAGCCCGCACAACCTACTCAATCGGCAACTTCATCCTTACCTACTAGTGGTCCAGTGCGATGCTAAAACTGTAACAAGCATGGACACATCTCCAAGGTTTGTCCTCAGCCCAGGCCTTGGACACCACGACCTGGAGCGCAACCAACTACTTCACAAGCGTCTCTTTCCCAATCTACCAATAAAGCTCCCATGCCAAATTTGGGAAGTAGGATTCCAGAT
The sequence above is drawn from the Telopea speciosissima isolate NSW1024214 ecotype Mountain lineage unplaced genomic scaffold, Tspe_v1 Tspe_v1.0014, whole genome shotgun sequence genome and encodes:
- the LOC122647217 gene encoding uncharacterized protein LOC122647217 yields the protein MVGDMMREFQDQQADHLEEMNRTFQLQQREFVDYLTGRYEADERARVAAYVPSPPPPTPEVAAQPALVQADLIKVTERFQKMRPMEFNVLNKEPLHLAVWIWEMEKTFTMVGCTEVFKEAFFENYFPESFQERKATEFTKVSQGAKSVLEYQQKFEELFHFTPPHLKTDIEKGKRFKKGLRPGISSILSSHGPQNYAKMVQVAKTIEDRQRGSYYAQSEQAKRVATTSFSHDQESSLGHSIRVITPSPSGVQKQYSPHNLLNRQLHPYLLVVQCDAKTVTSMDTSPRYRFYCFHPRVHTFDSEASHSFVSSSFSKKLGISQKNLAQGLAVCTPTGGMVGLNTIYEPCPVQICGQDMVAHLMELDMKVFNAILALVFQGDRKKRSKKLVISALQAKKLMDQGCECYLASIIDTEAKVKPLEELEVVREFSDVFPDDLTELPPDRETEFAIDLLPGAAPVSKVPYRMAPTELRELQAQLQDLLKKGFILPSMSPWGAPVLFVKKKDGSMRMCIDYKELNKLTIKNKYPLLRIDDLFDQLQGARVLFKIDLRFGYHQLRIRE